One stretch of Sinomonas terrae DNA includes these proteins:
- the rsfS gene encoding ribosome silencing factor, with protein sequence MSAAETVVESAKVAAKAAADKLAENIVAMDVSERLAITDLFIIASAATERQVNSIVDNIEDELIKLDRRPVRREGRTEGRWVLLDYGDMVIHVMHDEDRAFYALERLWKDCPSVDLGIEEPGASAASAAG encoded by the coding sequence TTGAGCGCAGCCGAAACGGTTGTTGAATCCGCAAAGGTGGCCGCAAAGGCCGCCGCGGACAAGCTGGCCGAGAACATCGTGGCCATGGACGTGAGCGAGCGACTCGCGATCACGGATCTCTTCATCATTGCGTCCGCCGCGACCGAGCGTCAAGTCAATTCGATCGTCGACAACATCGAGGACGAGCTCATCAAGCTGGACCGCCGTCCCGTGCGCCGCGAGGGACGCACCGAGGGGCGATGGGTGCTTCTCGACTACGGTGACATGGTCATCCATGTGATGCACGATGAGGACCGTGCCTTCTACGCCCTCGAGCGGCTCTGGAAGGACTGCCCATCTGTTGACCTCGGGATCGAGGAGCCGGGCGCTTCGGCGGCCTCGGCAGCCGGCTGA
- a CDS encoding histidine phosphatase family protein, with translation MGERRRIVFWRHGRTDWNAAGRFQGQTDIPLNDDGVRQAAHAARLLAAMGPTAIVASDLERTRSTAEALATETGLPVTLDAGLRETNAGSWQGKTFAEIRVTEAEQLGRWEEGDVTVAAGGAETRLDVAARSRSAVERSLPRVGESGTLVVVSHGGAIRVVLAELLGLPHELWGALSGLSNCNWSVLEERAPAPDGSARWRLGEHNAGSLLVPVPIVEG, from the coding sequence GTGGGGGAACGGCGAAGGATCGTCTTCTGGCGGCATGGGCGCACCGACTGGAATGCGGCGGGACGCTTCCAGGGGCAGACTGACATCCCGCTCAACGACGACGGCGTGCGCCAGGCAGCGCACGCCGCACGCTTGCTCGCGGCGATGGGCCCGACGGCGATCGTTGCCTCGGATCTCGAACGGACGCGGTCGACGGCGGAGGCTCTCGCCACCGAGACGGGTTTGCCTGTCACCCTGGATGCTGGGCTGCGTGAGACGAACGCCGGCAGCTGGCAGGGGAAGACGTTCGCGGAGATTCGCGTCACCGAAGCCGAGCAGCTCGGTCGCTGGGAGGAAGGAGACGTGACGGTGGCCGCCGGCGGGGCTGAGACCCGTCTCGACGTCGCGGCTCGGTCTCGGTCAGCCGTGGAGCGATCTCTCCCGCGCGTGGGGGAGTCGGGCACGCTGGTTGTGGTGAGCCATGGCGGCGCCATCCGTGTTGTACTGGCCGAACTGCTCGGCCTTCCGCACGAGCTTTGGGGCGCGCTGTCCGGCCTCTCGAACTGCAATTGGTCGGTTCTTGAGGAGCGTGCTCCCGCCCCCGACGGCTCCGCGCGCTGGCGCCTCGGGGAGCACAAC
- the rpmA gene encoding 50S ribosomal protein L27, translating into MAHKKGASSTRNGRDSNAQRLGVKRFGGQTVNAGEILVRQRGTHFHPGNGVGRGKDDTLFALEAGAVQFGTRRGRRVVDIVVAQ; encoded by the coding sequence ATGGCACACAAGAAGGGCGCAAGCTCCACCCGTAACGGCCGCGACTCGAACGCGCAGCGCCTCGGCGTGAAGCGCTTCGGCGGCCAGACCGTCAACGCCGGCGAGATACTCGTCCGCCAGCGCGGCACCCACTTCCACCCGGGTAACGGCGTCGGCCGTGGCAAGGACGACACCCTCTTCGCTCTCGAGGCGGGCGCTGTGCAGTTCGGCACGCGTCGCGGCCGTCGCGTCGTGGACATCGTCGTCGCCCAGTAG
- a CDS encoding glutamate-5-semialdehyde dehydrogenase gives MTDTVAHRETAHAAAQEAATPAAAQPVDVEPAVLAIGDRARVASRALGRANRASKDRALRAIGGALREHESGILAANEKDLEAGRENGTSKALLDRLALTPARIDGLVAALENLAGLPDPVGNVVRGQTLPNGLRMRQVNVPMGVVAAIYEARPNVTVDIAGLALKSGNAVILRGGSAAANTNRELLAILRDALVEVGLPADAVQSVDEYGRAGAEVLMKARGRVDVLIPRGGRELIQNVVLNSTVPVIETGEGNVHIFVDESADEAMAVEILLNAKTQRPSVCNTVETLLVHSKSTVLPALARALSERGVRLHVDGRSMDALPAGVEAVAATDLDWATEYMDLDLAVGTVDSMDEALEHIRRWSTGHTEAIITNDLRNAERFIAEIDSAAVIVNASTRFTDGGELGLGAEVGISTQKLHARGPMGLTELTTTKWIVQGEGQVRA, from the coding sequence ATGACTGACACCGTCGCCCACCGCGAGACTGCCCACGCCGCCGCGCAGGAAGCGGCCACCCCAGCCGCCGCACAGCCGGTGGACGTCGAGCCCGCGGTCCTCGCAATCGGCGACCGTGCCCGCGTGGCATCACGCGCCCTCGGCCGTGCCAACCGCGCGTCGAAGGACCGTGCCCTTCGTGCTATCGGCGGCGCGCTCAGGGAACACGAATCCGGAATTCTTGCCGCGAACGAGAAGGACCTCGAGGCTGGCCGCGAGAACGGGACGTCGAAGGCGCTTCTCGACCGTCTGGCGCTGACGCCAGCTCGGATCGATGGGCTTGTCGCTGCGCTCGAGAACCTCGCGGGGCTTCCTGATCCGGTGGGCAACGTGGTCCGCGGGCAGACCCTGCCCAATGGCCTGCGCATGAGGCAGGTCAACGTCCCCATGGGGGTTGTTGCGGCAATCTACGAGGCGCGTCCGAACGTGACCGTGGACATTGCCGGCTTGGCCCTCAAGAGCGGTAACGCCGTGATCCTTCGCGGGGGAAGCGCGGCAGCGAACACGAATCGCGAGCTTCTTGCCATCCTCCGCGACGCGCTCGTCGAGGTCGGATTGCCCGCGGACGCTGTCCAGAGCGTGGACGAATACGGCCGTGCCGGCGCGGAAGTGCTCATGAAGGCGCGCGGCCGGGTGGACGTGCTGATCCCTCGCGGCGGCCGGGAACTCATCCAGAACGTAGTCCTCAACTCGACCGTTCCGGTGATCGAGACCGGCGAAGGCAACGTGCACATCTTCGTCGACGAGTCGGCCGACGAGGCAATGGCCGTCGAGATCCTGCTCAACGCCAAGACGCAGCGCCCCAGTGTCTGCAACACCGTGGAGACGCTCCTCGTCCACTCCAAGAGCACGGTGCTGCCGGCTCTTGCTCGCGCGCTCTCCGAGCGCGGAGTGCGCCTGCACGTCGACGGGCGATCCATGGATGCGCTGCCCGCCGGCGTCGAAGCCGTCGCTGCGACCGATCTGGACTGGGCTACCGAGTACATGGACCTCGACCTCGCCGTCGGCACCGTGGATTCGATGGACGAGGCGCTCGAACACATCCGGCGCTGGAGCACCGGTCACACCGAGGCGATCATCACGAATGACCTCCGCAATGCGGAGCGCTTCATCGCCGAGATCGACTCCGCCGCGGTCATCGTCAACGCGTCTACCCGTTTTACCGACGGCGGCGAGCTGGGACTCGGTGCAGAAGTCGGCATCTCGACCCAAAAGCTGCACGCTCGGGGTCCCATGGGCCTGACCGAGCTCACGACGACCAAGTGGATCGTCCAGGGCGAGGGACAGGTGCGCGCGTGA
- the obgE gene encoding GTPase ObgE — protein sequence MASFVDRVVLHVSGGHGGHGCVSIKREKFKPLGGPDGGNGGNGGDVVLRVSSQTTTLLDYHHSPHRHAENGGPGMGDWRVGHRGETLVLPVPDGTVVKSRDGNVLADLVGEGAEFIAAAGGQGGLGNAALATAKRKAPGFALLGIEGEERDIVLELKSIADVALVGFPSAGKSSLIAAMSAARPKIADYPFTTLVPNLGVVQAGDVRFTIADVPGLIEGASEGRGLGHDFLRHVERCAAIVHVLDCGTLESDRNPIDDLDIIEGELAKYDVDMSFAGPDGEVVPLNERPRLVALNKVDLPDGKAMAEMVRAELEGRGYRVFEVSATSHEGLRALGFAMAEIVQRARDEVKAAPPKVTPAVLRPRAVNEKSFTIRKEERNLEPLFRIIGEKPERWVKQTDFTNDEAVGYLSDRLNRLGVEDELFKAGAHAGDTVVIGEDDAVVFDWEPTMSAGAELLAGPRGSDVRLSDWSRPTRAQKRDEFEDRKAARAAARDELEAERRAGIWTESSRRKEWAPDLKSEERDDDGEF from the coding sequence GTGGCGAGCTTCGTCGACCGCGTGGTGCTGCACGTCTCGGGCGGCCATGGGGGCCACGGCTGCGTTTCCATCAAGCGTGAGAAGTTCAAGCCGCTGGGCGGTCCCGACGGAGGGAACGGAGGGAACGGAGGCGATGTCGTCCTTCGGGTCTCGTCCCAGACGACGACGCTGCTCGACTACCACCATTCGCCCCACCGCCACGCCGAGAACGGTGGCCCGGGGATGGGCGACTGGCGGGTCGGCCACCGTGGCGAAACCCTCGTCCTTCCGGTGCCTGATGGCACAGTCGTAAAGTCGCGCGATGGCAACGTGCTCGCCGACCTCGTGGGGGAGGGCGCAGAGTTCATCGCCGCCGCCGGTGGCCAGGGAGGCCTCGGCAATGCAGCCCTCGCTACAGCGAAGCGGAAGGCTCCCGGCTTCGCTCTTCTCGGTATCGAGGGCGAGGAGCGGGACATCGTCCTCGAGCTCAAGTCCATCGCCGACGTAGCTCTCGTAGGCTTCCCCTCGGCCGGCAAGTCGAGCCTCATCGCAGCGATGTCCGCGGCGCGGCCCAAGATCGCCGACTACCCGTTCACCACGCTCGTCCCGAACCTCGGCGTCGTCCAGGCGGGCGATGTACGGTTCACGATCGCGGACGTTCCCGGCCTCATCGAAGGGGCGAGCGAGGGTCGCGGCCTCGGCCACGACTTCCTCCGGCACGTCGAGCGCTGCGCGGCGATCGTCCACGTCCTCGACTGCGGGACGCTTGAGTCCGACCGCAACCCGATCGACGATCTCGACATCATCGAGGGCGAGCTCGCTAAGTACGACGTCGACATGAGCTTCGCGGGCCCTGACGGCGAGGTAGTGCCGCTCAACGAGCGACCACGACTCGTGGCCCTCAACAAGGTGGACCTTCCGGACGGGAAGGCGATGGCTGAGATGGTGCGGGCAGAACTTGAGGGGCGCGGCTACCGCGTGTTCGAGGTCTCGGCTACGAGCCACGAGGGTCTGCGGGCCCTCGGTTTCGCGATGGCCGAGATCGTCCAGCGGGCTCGGGACGAGGTCAAGGCTGCACCGCCCAAGGTGACGCCCGCCGTCCTCCGTCCCCGCGCGGTCAACGAGAAGTCCTTCACGATCCGCAAGGAGGAGCGCAACCTCGAGCCGCTGTTCCGGATCATCGGCGAGAAGCCCGAGCGGTGGGTCAAGCAGACCGACTTCACGAACGACGAGGCCGTCGGCTATCTCAGCGACAGGCTCAACCGGCTGGGTGTCGAGGACGAGCTCTTCAAGGCCGGCGCGCATGCCGGGGACACGGTGGTAATCGGTGAGGACGATGCCGTTGTCTTCGATTGGGAACCGACGATGTCGGCAGGAGCGGAGCTCTTGGCGGGGCCACGCGGAAGCGATGTCCGGCTCAGCGACTGGTCGCGACCTACTCGGGCCCAGAAGCGCGACGAGTTCGAGGACCGGAAGGCGGCCCGGGCGGCCGCGCGCGACGAGCTCGAGGCCGAACGCCGGGCTGGGATCTGGACGGAGTCGAGCCGGCGCAAGGAGTGGGCGCCCGATCTGAAGTCCGAGGAGAGAGATGACGACGGCGAGTTCTGA
- the proB gene encoding glutamate 5-kinase — protein sequence MTTASSELGVRGREWLPEARRIVVKVGSSSLTTIRGGISEQSLAALVDTLAERSNAGTEIVLVSSGAIAAGLAPLGLAKRPRDLATQQAAASVGQGLLMARYTQAFGAHGVTVSQVLLTADDLVRRTQYKNAHRALEKLLHLGVVPVVNENDTVATHEIRFGDNDRLAALVAHLVHADALVLLSDVDSVYTGPPSEGGARIAHVRGAEDLDGVRIGSTGAAGVGTGGMATKIEAASIAASSGIPALVTSTAAAERALAGEDVGTWFSVSGRRKPVRLLWLAHLAATRGTLTLDDGAVRAVVQRHRSLLPAGITAVSGDFEAGDPIEIADTTGKVVARGLVNFSADELPDMLGRSTKELGRELGPEYERVVVHTDDLVIV from the coding sequence ATGACGACGGCGAGTTCTGAGCTCGGCGTCCGCGGCCGGGAATGGCTGCCGGAGGCGCGCCGGATCGTCGTCAAGGTCGGTTCTTCCTCGCTGACGACGATCCGTGGCGGGATTTCCGAGCAGTCGCTCGCGGCTCTCGTCGATACGCTCGCCGAACGGTCGAATGCGGGGACTGAGATCGTGCTCGTCTCGTCCGGCGCCATCGCCGCGGGGCTCGCGCCTCTCGGACTCGCGAAGCGTCCGCGTGACCTCGCGACGCAGCAGGCGGCGGCGAGCGTGGGCCAAGGGCTGCTCATGGCGCGCTATACCCAGGCCTTCGGTGCCCACGGTGTCACCGTGAGTCAGGTACTGCTCACCGCCGACGACCTCGTGCGGCGCACGCAGTACAAGAACGCGCATCGGGCGCTCGAGAAGCTGCTCCACCTCGGCGTCGTGCCCGTCGTCAACGAGAACGACACCGTTGCCACTCATGAGATCCGCTTCGGCGACAACGATCGTCTGGCAGCCCTCGTGGCCCACCTCGTCCATGCCGACGCGCTCGTGCTCCTCTCCGACGTCGACTCTGTCTACACCGGGCCACCGTCCGAGGGCGGTGCCCGGATCGCCCATGTGCGCGGGGCGGAGGATCTTGACGGCGTGCGGATCGGAAGCACCGGTGCTGCGGGCGTCGGCACCGGTGGGATGGCGACGAAGATCGAGGCCGCGAGCATCGCTGCGAGCTCTGGCATCCCGGCGCTCGTGACGTCTACTGCGGCGGCGGAGCGGGCGCTGGCCGGAGAAGACGTCGGGACCTGGTTCAGCGTGAGCGGCCGACGGAAACCCGTACGCCTCCTTTGGCTGGCCCACCTTGCTGCAACGAGGGGGACCCTTACGCTCGACGACGGCGCGGTCCGGGCAGTCGTACAGCGCCACCGGTCGCTGTTGCCCGCGGGGATCACCGCCGTTTCGGGTGATTTCGAAGCGGGTGATCCCATTGAAATCGCGGACACCACGGGGAAAGTGGTCGCTCGGGGACTCGTGAACTTCTCGGCCGACGAGCTGCCGGATATGCTCGGGCGCTCCACGAAGGAGCTCGGACGCGAGCTCGGTCCCGAGTACGAGCGTGTAGTCGTTCACACAGATGACCTTGTGATCGTCTAG
- a CDS encoding bifunctional hydroxymethylpyrimidine kinase/phosphomethylpyrimidine kinase, whose translation MARRIPRVLSIAGSDPSGGAGIQADLKSIAAMGGYGMAAITALTAQNTRGVTGVHTPPPEFLTAQLDAVSSDIELDAVKIGMLSDAQVIGAVGEWLDRVRPGVVVLDPVMVATSGDRLLADDAAAALRGLLAKADLVTPNLPELGVLLDEPTAETWQDALAQGERLSELIGAVVLVKGGHLGGPECPDALVDASAPKGKRIVEVPGTRVDTRNSHGTGCSLSSALATMQARTGDWAASLRVVKEWLLGALAASDELEVGGGHGPVHHFHHAEETVPLAEGEFAARMWDATAKVRAEIDALPFVAQLDAGSLPEAQFAYYLAQDAQYLNGFSRALARASALAPTEEEQTFWANSAQVCLEVEAELHRSWLSRHPLPSGETSVKGPVTKAYLDHLIAASAVGSYAVLAAAVLPCYWIYAVVGEDLHRRHIQRAEAGTASIEHPYGAWIETYADEGFAEATRRAIGFADRAGRDASASERSAMMEAFRQSTVYERDFFDAPSKFA comes from the coding sequence GTGGCGCGGCGCATCCCACGGGTCCTGAGCATCGCTGGCTCCGACCCCTCGGGCGGAGCCGGCATCCAGGCCGACCTCAAAAGCATCGCGGCAATGGGCGGTTACGGGATGGCGGCCATCACGGCGCTGACGGCCCAGAACACCCGGGGCGTTACCGGCGTGCACACGCCGCCCCCGGAGTTCCTGACGGCACAGCTTGATGCAGTGTCCTCCGACATCGAGCTCGACGCCGTCAAGATCGGCATGCTCTCGGACGCCCAAGTGATCGGGGCCGTCGGCGAGTGGCTGGACCGGGTGCGCCCCGGCGTCGTCGTCCTTGATCCGGTGATGGTCGCCACGAGCGGCGACCGCCTGCTGGCGGACGACGCCGCAGCCGCCTTGCGCGGGCTCCTCGCCAAAGCGGACCTCGTCACGCCGAATCTTCCCGAGCTCGGTGTGCTCCTCGACGAGCCGACGGCGGAGACGTGGCAGGACGCGCTGGCCCAAGGGGAGCGTCTCTCGGAGCTCATCGGTGCTGTCGTCCTCGTGAAGGGCGGCCACCTCGGGGGCCCCGAGTGTCCGGACGCACTCGTGGATGCGAGTGCACCCAAGGGGAAGCGGATCGTCGAGGTGCCCGGAACGCGGGTCGACACCCGCAATTCTCACGGAACCGGCTGCTCGCTCTCGTCAGCACTTGCCACGATGCAGGCTCGAACGGGTGATTGGGCCGCGTCCTTGAGGGTCGTCAAGGAGTGGCTGCTCGGTGCCTTGGCTGCGTCGGACGAGCTTGAGGTCGGTGGGGGCCACGGTCCGGTTCACCACTTCCATCACGCCGAAGAAACGGTCCCCCTCGCCGAGGGTGAGTTCGCCGCCCGCATGTGGGACGCGACGGCCAAGGTTCGGGCCGAGATCGACGCGCTGCCCTTCGTGGCCCAGCTCGATGCCGGTTCGCTCCCCGAGGCCCAGTTCGCGTACTACCTCGCTCAGGACGCCCAGTACCTCAACGGGTTCTCGCGAGCCTTGGCCCGGGCGAGCGCCCTTGCTCCCACCGAAGAGGAACAGACGTTCTGGGCCAACTCGGCTCAGGTGTGCCTTGAGGTCGAGGCCGAACTGCACCGTTCATGGCTCTCCCGCCACCCTCTCCCATCGGGTGAGACGTCGGTCAAGGGCCCGGTGACGAAGGCCTATCTCGATCACCTCATCGCAGCGTCGGCGGTGGGGAGCTACGCGGTGCTCGCAGCGGCAGTGCTGCCTTGCTACTGGATCTATGCGGTGGTGGGTGAGGACCTGCATCGGCGCCACATCCAGCGGGCCGAGGCCGGAACGGCTTCGATCGAGCATCCGTACGGGGCGTGGATCGAAACGTACGCCGACGAGGGGTTCGCTGAGGCTACGCGGCGTGCCATCGGCTTCGCGGATCGGGCAGGCCGAGACGCCTCGGCTAGCGAACGTTCGGCGATGATGGAGGCATTCCGGCAGTCAACCGTGTACGAGCGAGACTTCTTCGACGCGCCATCGAAGTTCGCCTGA
- the nadD gene encoding nicotinate-nucleotide adenylyltransferase: MGGTFDPIHHGHLVAASEVASKFGLDEVVFVPTGEPWQKSSRRVSLAEHRYLMTVIATASNPRFTVSRVDIERPGPTYTIDTLRDLRAERPEADLYFITGADAMAQIVGWKDVDELWSLAHFVGVTRPGHELPDLGRAEVSLLEVPAMAISSTDCRARVASHEPVWYLVPDGVVQYIAKYGLYLDDANAKAARADGVIHLAPTQTPPLRRAGAAGSASAAW, encoded by the coding sequence ATGGGTGGGACGTTCGATCCCATCCATCACGGGCACCTCGTGGCGGCGAGCGAAGTAGCCTCGAAGTTCGGCCTCGACGAGGTCGTCTTTGTGCCGACCGGCGAACCCTGGCAGAAGTCGAGCCGGCGGGTGAGCCTTGCCGAGCACCGATACCTCATGACGGTGATCGCGACGGCGTCCAACCCGCGCTTCACTGTGAGCCGCGTCGACATCGAGCGGCCAGGGCCCACGTATACCATCGACACGCTCCGTGACCTGCGAGCCGAGCGGCCAGAGGCCGATCTGTACTTCATCACGGGCGCGGATGCCATGGCCCAGATTGTCGGTTGGAAGGACGTGGACGAGCTCTGGAGCCTCGCCCACTTCGTTGGGGTGACTCGGCCCGGGCATGAGCTGCCCGACCTCGGCCGCGCCGAGGTGAGCCTGTTAGAGGTGCCTGCCATGGCGATTTCGTCGACGGACTGCAGGGCACGCGTCGCGTCCCACGAGCCGGTTTGGTACCTCGTTCCGGACGGTGTCGTCCAGTACATCGCGAAGTACGGACTGTACCTCGACGACGCGAATGCGAAGGCGGCGCGGGCTGACGGTGTGATCCACTTGGCCCCCACCCAGACTCCTCCACTCCGCCGAGCGGGCGCCGCAGGAAGCGCCTCGGCGGCTTGGTGA
- the rplU gene encoding 50S ribosomal protein L21: MVYAIVRAGGRQEKVSVGDFVTLNRVAGGAGSTIELPALLLVDGEKVTSDSAELAKVKVTAEVLEDLRGPKIVIQKYKNKTGYKKRQGHRQDLTKVKITGITA, from the coding sequence GTGGTGTACGCGATTGTCCGCGCCGGCGGCCGCCAGGAGAAGGTTTCCGTCGGAGACTTCGTGACCCTCAACCGCGTGGCCGGCGGTGCCGGCAGCACCATCGAGCTGCCCGCCCTCCTGCTGGTCGACGGCGAGAAGGTCACGTCCGATTCCGCCGAGCTGGCCAAGGTCAAGGTCACGGCTGAGGTTCTCGAGGACCTGCGTGGCCCGAAGATCGTCATCCAGAAGTACAAGAACAAGACGGGCTACAAGAAGCGCCAGGGCCACCGTCAGGATCTGACCAAGGTCAAGATCACCGGCATCACCGCCTGA